Below is a genomic region from Helicobacter pylori.
TAAAATAGCCTTATTATAACTTAAATCAAGGAAAGATTAATGACCCCTGAATCAAACCTCAAATCCTTAGGCACTAAAACGCCCTATATTTTTGAATACAACAGCCAGTTATTAGAAGCTTTCCCTAACCCAAACCCCAATTTAGACCCTTTAATCACGCTAGAATGCAAGGAATTTACAAGCCTTTGCCCGATCACTTCCCAGCCGGATTTTGGCGTGATTTTTATCCGCTACATCCCTAAAGATAAAATGGTAGAAAGCAAGTCTTTAAAACTCTATTTATTCAGTTACAGAAACCATGGAAGTTTTCATGAGAGCTGCATCAATACGATCTTATTAGATTTAGTCCAATTG
It encodes:
- the queF gene encoding preQ(1) synthase, encoding MTPESNLKSLGTKTPYIFEYNSQLLEAFPNPNPNLDPLITLECKEFTSLCPITSQPDFGVIFIRYIPKDKMVESKSLKLYLFSYRNHGSFHESCINTILLDLVQLLKPKYLEVYGDFASRGGIAIKPFVNYAIKEYQEFKEKRLLNAK